In the genome of Gadus morhua chromosome 12, gadMor3.0, whole genome shotgun sequence, one region contains:
- the ushbp1 gene encoding uncharacterized protein ushbp1 isoform X1 yields MKLQNGQLVHCEDTGSCAQRALGAMTRAEQGPQTGAPRGAEPAEPSPAELVQCQEDMGSLLSSIAELNVKIGRLKAPSEPEDFKPSRVSQPVLQGLWHHRLLTGGQERPPAPGSDRGPPNPEGRRELWPKLQKALTAVERSVNTRRKWAILTTATDLVRQTEHLVAAETITASATQILEEIQRELGISFPPAMPNIERPQCRIHSSLGAETQAPPPPPPSPIPLMGEMGSLRRKLEGLQKAWSSRSPSPLYSPPGASPCGPRSPRLTSPPPCPGSPLLLRRPLRAFTAPLSTLRDTSPPGSPRPARTPGVCSASPAPNSASSHESETERLQRYVKRLRARNRRLSSALERRTAEPPQGDRPTLQMALAYCQECEEAYSELLSLYELNKQQGVEVCQFPSSGPAGDLQQSSSPPHRFRFPEAHQLSTSFSTAGGAVGGDGWTLAEQRAASVGREAALRLHIQGLTAARPLRTGGERPLVPAPGLAPDPGPATYGLELQEDERARGTEKSLPFEEPFTVGEEMAERSAETHLAEEELRCLDWALQALKAQDSPPGPPLAPHPQSPGVGLLHRAEPQSLPEAEDNGNTSRSQKKDNLEELHVIFQRDQGLKKRLSLVRESLATALRDSAPRRRDSDDPTSRKAASAHRSSRRRYQEQVWRLEQKVAAMSQSHLSQIAGLKATVEALEGRQEETAL; encoded by the exons ATGAAG CTGCAGAACGGCCAGCTGGTTCACTGTGAGGACACCGGCTCTTGTGCGCAGCGGGCCCTTGGGGCCATGACCCGGGCAGAGCAGGGCCCCCAGACGGGGGCCCCTCGGGGAGCCGAGCCCGCAGAGCCCTCCCCAGCTGAGCTGGTTCAGTGCCAAGAGGACATGGGCTCCTTGCTCAGCTCCATCGCCGAGCTCAACGTGAAGATTGGGAGACTGAAGGCGCCCAG CGAAccagaggactttaaaccctccAGAGTATCCCAACCCGTGCTTCAAGGCTTGTGGCACCACAGGCTTCTCACTGGAGGCCAAGAGAGGCCCCCAGCCCCAGGCTCTGACCGAGGCCCCCCTAACCCGG agggcagaCGTGAGTTATGGCCCAAACTACAGAAGGCTCTTACGGCTGTGGAGAGGTCCGTCAATACCAGGCGCAAATGGGCCATTCTCACCACTGCTACGGAtctggtcagacagacagaacaccTCGTAGCAGCTGAAACAATCACAGCGTCAGCGACACAG ATTCTGGAGGAGATACAAAGAGAGTTGGGGATTTCGTTTCCTCCAGCAATGCCAAATATAGAACGTCCACAATGCCGTATCCACAGCAGCTTGGGGGCGGAGACGCaggcgccccccccacccccccccagccccatccCTCTGATGGGAGAGATGGGCAGCCTGCGGAGGAAG CTGGAGGGTCTGCAGAAGGcctggagctccaggagtccctcccctctctacagCCCTCCCGGGGCCTCCCCGTGTGGGCCTCGGAGCCCCAGGCTGACCTCGCCGCCTCCCTGCCCCggctcccccctgctcctcagGAGGCCGCTGCGAGCCTTCACAGCTCCTCTCTCcacgctcagggacacctccccccccggctccccccGGCCTGCCAGGACCCCGGGGGTCTGCAGCGCGTCACCGGCCCCCAACTCAGCCAGCAGCCACGAGAGCGAGACAGAACGGTTGCAGAG GTACGTCAAGCGGCTGCGGGCGAGGAACCGGCGCCTGAGCTCCGCTCTGGAGCGGCGGACGGCCGAGCCGCCGCAGGGGGACCGGCCCACCCTGCAGATGGCCCTGGcatactg CCAGGAATGTGAAGAAGCTTATAGCGAACTACTGTCCCTGTATGAGTTGAACAAACAACAAGGCGTTGAGGTCTGCCAGTTCCCATCATCAG GCCCCGCTGGGGACCTGCAGCAGTCTAGTAGTCCGCCACACCGCTTCAGGTTCCCCGAGGCCCATCAGCTGTCCACTTCCTTCTccacagcagggggcgctgtggggGGCGACGGTTGGACTCTAGCTGAGCAGAG GGCCGCTTCCGTCGGGCGGGAGGCCGCTCTCCGGCTGCACATCCAGGGTCTGACCGCCGCGCGGCCCCTGAGGACTGGAGGAGAAAGGCCCCTGGTCCCCGCCCCCGGGCTGGCCCCAGACCCGGGCCCCGCTACATATGGGCTGGAGCTGCAGGAGGATGAGCGGGCGAGGGGTACAGAGAAGAGTCTGCCGTTCGAGGAACCTTTCACCGTCGGG GAGGAGATGGCCGAGCGGTCGGCTGAGACCCACCTGgcagaggaggagctgaggtgcCTGGACTGGGCTCTGCAGGCCCTGAAGGCCCAGGAttctccccccggcccccctctgGCACCGCACCCCCAGAGCCCCGGAGTGGGGCTGCTGCACCGCGCTGAACCccag TCACTTCCTGAAGCAGAAGACAATGGGAACACCTCTCGTTCTCAGAAGAAAGACAATCTGGAAGAGCTCCACGTTATATTTCAAAG AGATCAAGGTTTGAAGAAGAGACTGTCCCTCGTTCGGGAGTCCTTGGCCACAGCTCTCCGGGACAGCGCCCCCCGCAGACGGGACAGCGATGACCCCACAAGCCG GAAAGCAGCGAGCGCTCACAGGAGCAGCCGGAGGAGGTACCAGGAGCAGGTATGGAGGCTGGAGCAGAAGGTGGCAGCCATGTCCCAGAGCCATCTGAGTCAGATAGCCGGCCTGAAAGCCACCGTGGAGGCCCTGGAGGGGAGGCAGGAAGAGACGGCTCTGTGA
- the ushbp1 gene encoding uncharacterized protein ushbp1 isoform X2 yields the protein MKLQNGQLVHCEDTGSCAQRALGAMTRAEQGPQTGAPRGAEPAEPSPAELVQCQEDMGSLLSSIAELNVKIGRLKAPSEPEDFKPSRVSQPVLQGLWHHRLLTGGQERPPAPGSDRGPPNPEGRRELWPKLQKALTAVERSVNTRRKWAILTTATDLVRQTEHLVAAETITASATQILEEIQRELGISFPPAMPNIERPQCRIHSSLGAETQAPPPPPPSPIPLMGEMGSLRRKLEGLQKAWSSRSPSPLYSPPGASPCGPRSPRLTSPPPCPGSPLLLRRPLRAFTAPLSTLRDTSPPGSPRPARTPGVCSASPAPNSASSHESETERLQRYVKRLRARNRRLSSALERRTAEPPQGDRPTLQMALAYCQECEEAYSELLSLYELNKQQGVEVCQFPSSGPAGDLQQSSSPPHRFRFPEAHQLSTSFSTAGGAVGGDGWTLAEQRAASVGREAALRLHIQGLTAARPLRTGGERPLVPAPGLAPDPGPATYGLELQEDERARGTEKSLPFEEPFTVGEEMAERSAETHLAEEELRCLDWALQALKAQDSPPGPPLAPHPQSPGVGLLHRAEPQRSRFEEETVPRSGVLGHSSPGQRPPQTGQR from the exons ATGAAG CTGCAGAACGGCCAGCTGGTTCACTGTGAGGACACCGGCTCTTGTGCGCAGCGGGCCCTTGGGGCCATGACCCGGGCAGAGCAGGGCCCCCAGACGGGGGCCCCTCGGGGAGCCGAGCCCGCAGAGCCCTCCCCAGCTGAGCTGGTTCAGTGCCAAGAGGACATGGGCTCCTTGCTCAGCTCCATCGCCGAGCTCAACGTGAAGATTGGGAGACTGAAGGCGCCCAG CGAAccagaggactttaaaccctccAGAGTATCCCAACCCGTGCTTCAAGGCTTGTGGCACCACAGGCTTCTCACTGGAGGCCAAGAGAGGCCCCCAGCCCCAGGCTCTGACCGAGGCCCCCCTAACCCGG agggcagaCGTGAGTTATGGCCCAAACTACAGAAGGCTCTTACGGCTGTGGAGAGGTCCGTCAATACCAGGCGCAAATGGGCCATTCTCACCACTGCTACGGAtctggtcagacagacagaacaccTCGTAGCAGCTGAAACAATCACAGCGTCAGCGACACAG ATTCTGGAGGAGATACAAAGAGAGTTGGGGATTTCGTTTCCTCCAGCAATGCCAAATATAGAACGTCCACAATGCCGTATCCACAGCAGCTTGGGGGCGGAGACGCaggcgccccccccacccccccccagccccatccCTCTGATGGGAGAGATGGGCAGCCTGCGGAGGAAG CTGGAGGGTCTGCAGAAGGcctggagctccaggagtccctcccctctctacagCCCTCCCGGGGCCTCCCCGTGTGGGCCTCGGAGCCCCAGGCTGACCTCGCCGCCTCCCTGCCCCggctcccccctgctcctcagGAGGCCGCTGCGAGCCTTCACAGCTCCTCTCTCcacgctcagggacacctccccccccggctccccccGGCCTGCCAGGACCCCGGGGGTCTGCAGCGCGTCACCGGCCCCCAACTCAGCCAGCAGCCACGAGAGCGAGACAGAACGGTTGCAGAG GTACGTCAAGCGGCTGCGGGCGAGGAACCGGCGCCTGAGCTCCGCTCTGGAGCGGCGGACGGCCGAGCCGCCGCAGGGGGACCGGCCCACCCTGCAGATGGCCCTGGcatactg CCAGGAATGTGAAGAAGCTTATAGCGAACTACTGTCCCTGTATGAGTTGAACAAACAACAAGGCGTTGAGGTCTGCCAGTTCCCATCATCAG GCCCCGCTGGGGACCTGCAGCAGTCTAGTAGTCCGCCACACCGCTTCAGGTTCCCCGAGGCCCATCAGCTGTCCACTTCCTTCTccacagcagggggcgctgtggggGGCGACGGTTGGACTCTAGCTGAGCAGAG GGCCGCTTCCGTCGGGCGGGAGGCCGCTCTCCGGCTGCACATCCAGGGTCTGACCGCCGCGCGGCCCCTGAGGACTGGAGGAGAAAGGCCCCTGGTCCCCGCCCCCGGGCTGGCCCCAGACCCGGGCCCCGCTACATATGGGCTGGAGCTGCAGGAGGATGAGCGGGCGAGGGGTACAGAGAAGAGTCTGCCGTTCGAGGAACCTTTCACCGTCGGG GAGGAGATGGCCGAGCGGTCGGCTGAGACCCACCTGgcagaggaggagctgaggtgcCTGGACTGGGCTCTGCAGGCCCTGAAGGCCCAGGAttctccccccggcccccctctgGCACCGCACCCCCAGAGCCCCGGAGTGGGGCTGCTGCACCGCGCTGAACCccag AGATCAAGGTTTGAAGAAGAGACTGTCCCTCGTTCGGGAGTCCTTGGCCACAGCTCTCCGGGACAGCGCCCCCCGCAGACGGGACAGCGATGA
- the ushbp1 gene encoding uncharacterized protein ushbp1 isoform X3, whose protein sequence is MKLQNGQLVHCEDTGSCAQRALGAMTRAEQGPQTGAPRGAEPAEPSPAELVQCQEDMGSLLSSIAELNVKIGRLKAPSEPEDFKPSRVSQPVLQGLWHHRLLTGGQERPPAPGSDRGPPNPEGRRELWPKLQKALTAVERSVNTRRKWAILTTATDLVRQTEHLVAAETITASATQILEEIQRELGISFPPAMPNIERPQCRIHSSLGAETQAPPPPPPSPIPLMGEMGSLRRKLEGLQKAWSSRSPSPLYSPPGASPCGPRSPRLTSPPPCPGSPLLLRRPLRAFTAPLSTLRDTSPPGSPRPARTPGVCSASPAPNSASSHESETERLQRYVKRLRARNRRLSSALERRTAEPPQGDRPTLQMALAYCQECEEAYSELLSLYELNKQQGVEVCQFPSSGPAGDLQQSSSPPHRFRFPEAHQLSTSFSTAGGAVGGDGWTLAEQRAASVGREAALRLHIQGLTAARPLRTGGERPLVPAPGLAPDPGPATYGLELQEDERARGTEKSLPFEEPFTVGEEMAERSAETHLAEEELRCLDWALQALKAQDSPPGPPLAPHPQSPGVGLLHRAEPQVLWQRCPAAVLSRGLPP, encoded by the exons ATGAAG CTGCAGAACGGCCAGCTGGTTCACTGTGAGGACACCGGCTCTTGTGCGCAGCGGGCCCTTGGGGCCATGACCCGGGCAGAGCAGGGCCCCCAGACGGGGGCCCCTCGGGGAGCCGAGCCCGCAGAGCCCTCCCCAGCTGAGCTGGTTCAGTGCCAAGAGGACATGGGCTCCTTGCTCAGCTCCATCGCCGAGCTCAACGTGAAGATTGGGAGACTGAAGGCGCCCAG CGAAccagaggactttaaaccctccAGAGTATCCCAACCCGTGCTTCAAGGCTTGTGGCACCACAGGCTTCTCACTGGAGGCCAAGAGAGGCCCCCAGCCCCAGGCTCTGACCGAGGCCCCCCTAACCCGG agggcagaCGTGAGTTATGGCCCAAACTACAGAAGGCTCTTACGGCTGTGGAGAGGTCCGTCAATACCAGGCGCAAATGGGCCATTCTCACCACTGCTACGGAtctggtcagacagacagaacaccTCGTAGCAGCTGAAACAATCACAGCGTCAGCGACACAG ATTCTGGAGGAGATACAAAGAGAGTTGGGGATTTCGTTTCCTCCAGCAATGCCAAATATAGAACGTCCACAATGCCGTATCCACAGCAGCTTGGGGGCGGAGACGCaggcgccccccccacccccccccagccccatccCTCTGATGGGAGAGATGGGCAGCCTGCGGAGGAAG CTGGAGGGTCTGCAGAAGGcctggagctccaggagtccctcccctctctacagCCCTCCCGGGGCCTCCCCGTGTGGGCCTCGGAGCCCCAGGCTGACCTCGCCGCCTCCCTGCCCCggctcccccctgctcctcagGAGGCCGCTGCGAGCCTTCACAGCTCCTCTCTCcacgctcagggacacctccccccccggctccccccGGCCTGCCAGGACCCCGGGGGTCTGCAGCGCGTCACCGGCCCCCAACTCAGCCAGCAGCCACGAGAGCGAGACAGAACGGTTGCAGAG GTACGTCAAGCGGCTGCGGGCGAGGAACCGGCGCCTGAGCTCCGCTCTGGAGCGGCGGACGGCCGAGCCGCCGCAGGGGGACCGGCCCACCCTGCAGATGGCCCTGGcatactg CCAGGAATGTGAAGAAGCTTATAGCGAACTACTGTCCCTGTATGAGTTGAACAAACAACAAGGCGTTGAGGTCTGCCAGTTCCCATCATCAG GCCCCGCTGGGGACCTGCAGCAGTCTAGTAGTCCGCCACACCGCTTCAGGTTCCCCGAGGCCCATCAGCTGTCCACTTCCTTCTccacagcagggggcgctgtggggGGCGACGGTTGGACTCTAGCTGAGCAGAG GGCCGCTTCCGTCGGGCGGGAGGCCGCTCTCCGGCTGCACATCCAGGGTCTGACCGCCGCGCGGCCCCTGAGGACTGGAGGAGAAAGGCCCCTGGTCCCCGCCCCCGGGCTGGCCCCAGACCCGGGCCCCGCTACATATGGGCTGGAGCTGCAGGAGGATGAGCGGGCGAGGGGTACAGAGAAGAGTCTGCCGTTCGAGGAACCTTTCACCGTCGGG GAGGAGATGGCCGAGCGGTCGGCTGAGACCCACCTGgcagaggaggagctgaggtgcCTGGACTGGGCTCTGCAGGCCCTGAAGGCCCAGGAttctccccccggcccccctctgGCACCGCACCCCCAGAGCCCCGGAGTGGGGCTGCTGCACCGCGCTGAACCccag GTCCTTTGGCAGCGCTGCCCTGCTGCAGTACTCAGCCGAGGGTTACCTCCATGA